GCGCGAGACTCATTGTCGATAAATCGATATGATGCAGCGATTCGCCTGGCATAAACTCAAGACACAGTATCTCGGCATCGCAATATTGACGGTAAAGCTTGGGCACTGAAAATACATCTAAGTCATTCGAGGCGCTAACGGATTCTCGTAACAGTCGAGCAAATCGTTCGGTAATATCTGCTTCATGCTGATAATCAAGCTCCATCCGTAACAACTCATCCAATTCAAGCAGCCAACTGTCAAAGCCTTTGATATTGACGACACGTGCGAGCTTTAGCAGTTGTCCAATGGCAGCGAGGTCAGCGCTCACAGTATCCAAAATTCCAGGGTATTGCACTTTAAAACAAACGTCCAAATCGGCAGACTTTGCTCTATGCACCTGCGATAAGGAGGCCGCACCCAGCGCTTCTTCCTCAATTTGCCACTGCTCCGCATCAGCTAAAACCGCGGTGATTTTGGGTAAAATAAGTTCACTGGAAAACGCCTCAGTTTGCTCTTCTAACTCAGACAAAGCGCTAATAATGGCTGGAGGTAAAATAAACTCACCATATACAGCCATCATTTGTCCAATTTTAACCACCGAACCTTTCAGTTCACCCAAGGCCTGACTGAAGGCTTTTGCCTGCTCTGCATACAGTGCCTGATTGTTAGTGTTGCGGCGTGCGGAGTTAAAAGGCTCTGATAGCATATTCACAGCTAAACCGCTGGCAAGTTTGCTACCGAGCTTAGAAGTTGCTTTGGTGAGTGCCCACTGACGCTGCCATTTTCCGGTTTTAATCTGCTTCAAGAGGATTTCCTGAGTTGCACTCTGGATTGTATTAACGCCATTTTCATTTTTTTTAATACGTTTTGATAATCGAGTTCGGAAAGATTGTCACAGCCGTAACGCAGGAAGGCATATTGCTTAAGAAATTGCCTGGTACTGGTTTTAGCCGCTGCATTAAACTGTGACGTGTCTATACGCTGCATCAGATCATAAGGTCCTTCGGCTATTTGCACCGTCATACCGTAACGTTGCAATAATACCGTAAATTGCTGCCATAGCTGTTGCTCAATCGCTTGCTGTTGCTTGCTTCGCATCGCAAGCCAGAGATCCCATAATAAAAATCCTGAAAAGATTGCTACAAAGGCAAACAACACAAACAGAGCAATACGCAAATAATCTACCTTGCCAAGTAAGCCAAGCAGCAACTGCTGCTGTTGCGCAGACTGGTAATTAATTACCTTCTTTTGCCAATAAAAATTTAGCTGATCGAGTCTATGTTGAAACTGTTGCAGCCACTGTGCCTCTTAAAATTGACTAAAGCCAGCATTGAAAGCATTGTCTGAGCTCTCCAACACTCTAGATTGTGGGATCACAGCGGTGGGATCAACACGAAGCCAGCCTTGAGAATCAATCCAAACCTCAACCCAGGCATGCGCATCTTTCTCGCGCACCATCAGATAATTTTCAAACGGATTAAATTCACCGCCTTGATAACCTGCTACAACCCGTGCAGGAATATTTGCGGCACGCATCAACACGGTAAATGCTTGGCTAAAATGTTCGCAATACCCTGTTTTTGTTGTAAATAAAAATTCATCAACACTATTTACACCTAATAA
The sequence above is a segment of the Pseudomonadales bacterium genome. Coding sequences within it:
- a CDS encoding transglutaminase domain-containing protein, with translation LLGVNSVDEFLFTTKTGYCEHFSQAFTVLMRAANIPARVVAGYQGGEFNPFENYLMVREKDAHAWVEVWIDSQGWLRVDPTAVIPQSRVLESSDNAFNAGFSQF